The Yersinia intermedia genome window below encodes:
- the gshB gene encoding glutathione synthase: MIKLGIVMDPISSINIKKDSSFAMLLEAQRRGWELHYMEMGDLYLQGGEGRASTRLLSVKQDKESWFNFGAEQDIPLHDLDVILMRKDPPFDTEFIYATYILERAEDKGTLVVNKPQSLRDCNEKLFTAWFPELTPDTLVSRDKDRIRKFHQKHGDIILKPLDGMGGTSIFRVKQDDPNLSVIIETLTELGSRFCMAQNFLPAIKEGDKRVLVVDGEPVPYCLARIPAQGETRGNLAAGGRGEARPLSESDWAIARAVAPVLKQKGLIFVGLDIIGDRLTEINVTSPTCIREIEAAFPDVSITKMLMDAIEVRLANK, encoded by the coding sequence ATGATCAAGCTCGGCATCGTAATGGACCCAATCTCGTCCATTAATATCAAGAAAGACTCCAGCTTCGCCATGCTGTTGGAAGCACAGCGCCGTGGTTGGGAACTGCATTACATGGAGATGGGCGACCTGTACTTACAGGGCGGTGAAGGCAGAGCCAGTACCCGTCTACTCAGCGTAAAACAGGATAAAGAGAGTTGGTTCAATTTCGGCGCTGAACAGGATATCCCCCTGCACGACCTTGATGTCATCCTGATGCGCAAAGATCCGCCGTTTGATACTGAATTCATCTATGCCACCTATATTCTCGAACGCGCAGAAGATAAGGGCACACTGGTCGTGAACAAGCCGCAGAGCCTGCGTGACTGTAATGAGAAGTTGTTTACCGCCTGGTTCCCTGAATTAACCCCGGATACCCTGGTCAGCCGCGATAAAGACCGCATTCGTAAATTCCATCAAAAACACGGTGATATCATTCTGAAACCACTGGATGGAATGGGAGGGACCTCAATCTTCCGTGTGAAACAAGATGATCCTAACCTGTCGGTGATTATTGAAACGCTGACCGAATTGGGCAGCCGATTCTGCATGGCGCAGAACTTCCTGCCCGCCATTAAAGAAGGCGATAAACGGGTCTTGGTGGTTGACGGCGAGCCGGTACCTTACTGCCTGGCACGTATCCCGGCTCAAGGTGAAACCCGTGGTAATCTGGCGGCCGGCGGCCGAGGCGAAGCTCGTCCACTTAGTGAGAGCGACTGGGCCATTGCCCGCGCTGTCGCACCGGTACTGAAGCAAAAAGGCTTAATTTTTGTCGGATTGGATATTATCGGCGATCGTCTGACTGAAATTAACGTCACCAGTCCGACCTGCATCCGCGAAATTGAAGCTGCCTTCCCGGATGTGTCCATCACCAAAATGCTGATGGATGCAATTGAAGTGCGGTTAGCTAATAAAT
- the rsmE gene encoding 16S rRNA (uracil(1498)-N(3))-methyltransferase, with product MRIPRIYHPQPLQANTELALSDEAANHVGRVLRMTEGQSLQLFDGSNQVFAAEIVRSDKKSLLVRLGEGQLEDRESPLNLHLGQVISRGEKMEFTVQKSIELGVNVITPLFSERCGVKLDGERLAKKLQQWQKIAIAACEQCGRNRIPEIRSAMQLSDWCAEQDDSLKLNLHPRASNSINTLPPTLNNVRLLIGPEGGLSADEIAMTSRLGFTDILLGPRVLRTETTALTAITALQVRFGDLG from the coding sequence ATGCGCATCCCCCGCATTTATCATCCGCAGCCTTTACAGGCAAATACCGAATTGGCGCTCAGTGATGAAGCTGCCAATCATGTAGGCCGTGTACTGCGGATGACTGAAGGCCAAAGCCTGCAATTATTTGATGGCAGCAACCAGGTTTTTGCCGCCGAAATTGTCCGCTCAGATAAAAAAAGCCTGCTGGTTCGGCTTGGTGAAGGGCAATTGGAAGACCGTGAATCACCACTGAACTTACATTTGGGTCAGGTGATTTCCCGTGGCGAGAAAATGGAATTTACGGTGCAAAAATCCATTGAATTGGGTGTCAATGTGATTACTCCGCTGTTTTCTGAACGTTGTGGGGTTAAGCTTGATGGCGAACGTTTAGCGAAGAAACTCCAGCAATGGCAGAAAATTGCTATCGCTGCCTGCGAACAGTGTGGCCGCAATAGGATCCCGGAAATCCGTAGCGCCATGCAACTATCAGACTGGTGTGCTGAGCAGGATGATAGCCTGAAACTGAACCTGCATCCGCGCGCCAGCAACAGCATCAATACCCTTCCCCCTACACTCAACAACGTGCGTTTGTTGATTGGCCCGGAGGGCGGCCTCTCTGCCGATGAAATTGCCATGACCTCGCGCCTTGGATTTACTGATATCCTGCTAGGTCCGCGAGTTCTACGTACCGAAACTACAGCGCTTACCGCAATCACTGCTTTACAGGTGCGGTTTGGTGATCTGGGATAA
- the endA gene encoding deoxyribonuclease I, whose translation MLRNILFLLVLSPSLLPLVSHSQSINNFSQAKAVAAKINQDAPGSFYCGCKIDWQGKKGIPDLKSCGYQPRKNAQRAARIEWEHVVPAWQFGHQRQCWQQGGRKNCTKDPIYRQIETDLHNLQPAIGEVNGDRSNFMYSQWNGGQGQYGQCDMKIDFKNKLAEPPVRARGAIARTYFYMRDQYQLRLSSQQSKLFEVWNRQYPVTDWECQRDERVAKAQGNHNPYVQRACQQRKG comes from the coding sequence ATGTTACGCAATATTCTATTCCTGCTGGTTTTATCCCCCTCGTTGCTTCCTCTGGTCAGTCACAGTCAAAGCATTAATAACTTTTCTCAGGCTAAAGCGGTCGCTGCAAAAATTAATCAGGATGCACCCGGCAGTTTTTACTGCGGATGCAAAATTGATTGGCAAGGCAAAAAAGGTATTCCTGACCTAAAAAGCTGCGGCTATCAACCAAGAAAAAACGCCCAGCGAGCGGCAAGGATTGAGTGGGAGCATGTGGTTCCAGCGTGGCAATTTGGCCACCAGCGCCAATGCTGGCAACAAGGTGGCCGCAAAAACTGCACTAAAGATCCCATCTATCGCCAGATAGAGACCGATTTACACAATCTGCAACCGGCTATTGGCGAAGTGAATGGTGACCGCAGTAACTTCATGTATTCCCAATGGAATGGCGGCCAGGGCCAATACGGCCAGTGTGATATGAAAATCGATTTTAAAAATAAACTGGCAGAGCCGCCAGTACGTGCTCGCGGAGCAATTGCACGCACCTATTTTTATATGCGTGACCAGTATCAACTGCGACTTTCCAGCCAACAAAGCAAGCTATTTGAGGTCTGGAACCGCCAGTATCCCGTCACGGACTGGGAATGCCAGCGTGATGAGCGGGTGGCTAAAGCTCAGGGTAATCATAACCCTTATGTACAACGGGCTTGCCAGCAGCGAAAAGGCTAA
- a CDS encoding SprT family zinc-dependent metalloprotease, whose product MSTQRIPIALQQAVMRCLRHKLQLANQHLGTAYSEPKINYHQRGTSAGSAYLQSFEIRLNPVLLLENQQDFIEEVVPHELAHLLVYRQFGRVAPHGKEWRWMMEQVLQVPASRTHQFEVASVRSKTFNYQCKCQQHALTIRRHNKVQRGESEYRCRNCGEKLQFNALKSY is encoded by the coding sequence ATGAGTACACAAAGAATCCCAATCGCGTTACAGCAAGCCGTTATGCGCTGCCTGCGCCACAAATTGCAGTTAGCGAATCAGCATCTTGGTACCGCCTATTCGGAGCCGAAAATCAACTACCATCAACGCGGTACTAGCGCGGGTAGTGCTTACCTGCAATCCTTCGAAATTCGCCTTAACCCCGTATTGTTACTGGAAAATCAGCAGGATTTTATCGAGGAGGTCGTCCCGCACGAACTGGCTCACTTACTGGTGTATCGACAATTTGGCCGGGTTGCCCCCCATGGTAAAGAATGGCGCTGGATGATGGAGCAGGTATTGCAAGTCCCTGCCAGCCGCACCCATCAGTTTGAAGTGGCCTCAGTGCGCAGTAAGACCTTCAATTATCAGTGCAAATGCCAGCAACACGCTTTAACCATTCGCCGCCACAATAAAGTGCAACGTGGCGAGAGTGAATATCGCTGCCGCAACTGTGGCGAAAAGCTGCAATTTAACGCACTAAAAAGTTATTAG
- a CDS encoding ArsR/SmtB family transcription factor, with protein MNNHQTISMDLMRQAAAAACDVLRILSNEDRLLLLCQLSQGEKAVGELEAALGIHQPTLSQQLGVLRSDGLVNTRREGKRIFYSIADSKVLALLEVLYQLYCPQEKEAI; from the coding sequence ATGAATAACCATCAAACGATCAGCATGGATCTTATGAGGCAAGCGGCAGCAGCGGCTTGTGATGTATTACGCATACTGTCGAATGAGGATCGCTTGCTCTTACTGTGTCAATTGAGTCAGGGAGAAAAAGCAGTCGGTGAATTAGAAGCCGCATTGGGGATTCATCAACCGACGTTATCACAACAGCTTGGTGTGCTGCGTAGTGATGGGCTAGTGAACACTCGCCGTGAGGGTAAACGTATTTTTTACTCAATTGCCGATAGCAAAGTTTTAGCGCTGCTTGAGGTGCTTTATCAGCTTTATTGCCCACAAGAGAAGGAGGCAATATGA
- a CDS encoding YeeE/YedE family protein yields MTIDWINFTPYSALAGGAILGVAVTFLLLATGRIAGISGILGGLLPPKAGDSGWRLAFIIGLVTSPLVYSLFTALPAIQIDAGLPTLILAGLLVGIGTRYGAGCTSGHGVCGLARFSPRSLVATLSFMFTGFITVGLVRHLFA; encoded by the coding sequence ATGACCATCGATTGGATTAACTTTACCCCTTACAGTGCACTGGCCGGAGGGGCAATATTGGGTGTTGCAGTAACGTTTCTATTGTTAGCTACTGGCCGGATTGCTGGTATTAGTGGCATTTTGGGGGGCTTACTTCCGCCAAAAGCAGGAGATAGCGGCTGGCGGCTGGCATTCATCATCGGTTTGGTTACTTCACCTTTGGTTTATTCGCTGTTTACTGCGTTACCGGCTATCCAAATTGATGCAGGTTTGCCCACTCTGATTTTAGCCGGATTGCTGGTAGGAATTGGGACGCGCTATGGTGCCGGATGTACCAGTGGGCATGGCGTCTGTGGGCTAGCACGTTTTTCGCCACGTTCACTGGTGGCGACATTGAGCTTTATGTTTACCGGCTTTATCACCGTGGGGCTGGTTCGCCATCTCTTTGCTTAG
- a CDS encoding DUF6691 family protein, whose protein sequence is MNLFFSLLAGLIFGLGLIVAGMANPAKVLGFLDIGGLWDPSLALVMAAAVAIATLGFTWAKKRKASLLGQPLQLPTSNRIDRRLIGGSLLFGAGWGLAGICPGPALVLLGAGMFKGVIFVAAMVAGMAIFSLLERAR, encoded by the coding sequence ATGAATCTATTTTTCTCGCTGTTGGCCGGGCTGATATTTGGTTTGGGCCTGATAGTGGCAGGTATGGCGAACCCTGCCAAGGTACTCGGTTTTCTCGACATCGGCGGTTTATGGGATCCGTCACTGGCATTGGTGATGGCAGCCGCAGTGGCTATCGCGACACTCGGTTTTACCTGGGCCAAAAAACGTAAAGCCAGTTTGCTGGGGCAGCCCTTGCAATTGCCAACCTCTAATCGTATTGATCGGCGGTTAATTGGCGGTAGCCTGTTGTTTGGCGCCGGTTGGGGATTGGCGGGGATATGCCCTGGGCCGGCGCTGGTATTGCTGGGCGCTGGGATGTTCAAAGGGGTTATCTTTGTCGCCGCAATGGTGGCGGGGATGGCAATATTTAGCCTATTAGAACGTGCTCGTTAG
- the metK gene encoding methionine adenosyltransferase, producing MAKHLFTSESVSEGHPDKIADQISDAVLDAILAQDPKARVACETYVKTGMVLVGGEVTTNAWVDIEEITRKTVREIGYVNSEMGFDANSCAVLSAIGKQSPDINQGVDRSDPLEQGAGDQGLMFGYATNETDVLMPAPITYAHRLVKRQAEVRKNGTLPWLRPDAKSQITFQYDDGKIVGIDAVVLSTQHSEDISLKDLQEAVMEEIIKPVLPVEWLTAATKYHINPTGRFVIGGPMGDCGLTGRKIIVDTYGGMARHGGGAFSGKDPSKVDRSAAYAARYVAKNIVAAGLADRCEIQVSYAIGVAEPTSIMVETFGTGKVSEDQLITLVREFFELRPYGLIQMLDLLHPIYQATAAYGHFGREEFPWEKTDKAALLREAAGLK from the coding sequence ATGGCTAAACACTTATTTACGTCGGAATCTGTTTCTGAAGGGCATCCAGACAAAATTGCTGATCAGATTTCAGATGCGGTTCTTGACGCGATTCTTGCACAAGATCCGAAAGCGCGTGTTGCCTGCGAGACCTATGTCAAAACGGGTATGGTATTAGTTGGCGGTGAAGTTACCACTAACGCATGGGTAGATATCGAAGAGATCACCCGTAAAACCGTGCGCGAAATCGGTTATGTTAATTCTGAGATGGGTTTTGATGCTAACTCTTGCGCCGTTTTAAGTGCGATTGGGAAGCAATCACCTGATATTAATCAGGGTGTTGACCGTTCAGACCCCTTAGAACAAGGCGCGGGTGATCAGGGCCTGATGTTCGGCTATGCCACTAACGAAACCGACGTTTTAATGCCTGCACCTATTACCTATGCTCACCGTTTGGTAAAGCGTCAGGCTGAAGTGCGTAAAAATGGCACCTTGCCGTGGCTGCGCCCGGATGCAAAAAGCCAGATTACCTTCCAATATGATGACGGCAAGATTGTCGGTATTGATGCGGTTGTTCTGTCAACACAGCATTCAGAAGATATCAGCCTGAAAGATTTACAAGAAGCGGTGATGGAAGAGATTATCAAACCGGTTCTACCTGTTGAGTGGCTCACCGCAGCCACCAAATATCATATCAACCCGACAGGCCGTTTCGTTATCGGTGGCCCAATGGGCGACTGTGGTCTGACTGGGCGTAAAATCATTGTTGATACCTACGGCGGCATGGCTCGTCATGGTGGTGGGGCATTCTCCGGTAAAGATCCATCCAAAGTTGACCGCTCAGCGGCATATGCTGCCCGTTATGTGGCGAAAAATATCGTTGCGGCTGGCCTGGCTGACCGTTGCGAGATTCAGGTTTCATACGCCATTGGTGTGGCAGAACCCACCTCCATCATGGTGGAAACATTCGGCACGGGTAAGGTCTCTGAGGATCAATTGATTACCTTGGTGCGTGAATTCTTCGAACTGCGCCCTTATGGCTTGATTCAGATGCTGGATCTGTTGCATCCGATCTATCAAGCAACCGCCGCTTATGGTCACTTTGGTCGTGAAGAATTCCCTTGGGAAAAAACCGACAAAGCCGCCTTGCTGCGTGAGGCTGCTGGCTTGAAATAA
- the speA gene encoding biosynthetic arginine decarboxylase gives MSDDNLIGRPSTAGAHVSLRSMQEVAMNDRNASKMLSTYNVAYWGGNYYDVNELGHISVCPDPDVREARVDLAQLVKGMQLEQGQRLPALFCFPQILQHRLRSINGAFKRARESFGYEGDYFLVYPIKVNQHRRVIESLVNSGEPLGLEAGSKAEMMAVLAHAGMTRSVIVCNGYKDREYIRLALIGEKLGHKVYLVIEKMSEIKMVLEEAERLNVVPRLGVRARLASQGSGKWQASGGEKSKFGLSATQVLQLVDMLRDANSLESLQLLHFHLGSQLSNIRDISTGVRESARFYVELHKLGVNIQCFDVGGGLGVDYEGTRSQSDCSVNYGLNEYANNVIWGIGDACNEHGLPHPTVITESGRAVTAHHTVLVSNVIGVERNEFNEPQPPATDAPRALESLWDTWLEMQEPENRRSLREWLHDSQMDLHDVHSQYAHGILDLTQRAWAEQMYLSICNDIQKQLDPSNRAHRPIIDELQERMADKLYVNFSLFQSMPDAWGIDQLFPVLPLEGLDKPPERRAVLLDITCDSDGTIDHYIDGDGVATTMPMPPYDAENPPLLGFFMVGAYQEILGNMHNLFGDTAAVDVYVFPDGTVEVNQTDEGDTVADMLEYVQLNPEKLLNQFRDQVKDTDLDTELQAQFMEEFEAGLYGYTYLEDE, from the coding sequence ATGTCTGATGATAACTTGATTGGCCGTCCGTCAACTGCGGGCGCACATGTTTCTTTACGCTCCATGCAGGAGGTTGCCATGAATGACCGTAATGCCAGCAAGATGCTGAGCACGTATAACGTCGCCTACTGGGGTGGCAACTATTATGACGTCAACGAGTTGGGTCATATCAGCGTTTGCCCTGATCCAGATGTTCGTGAGGCGCGTGTCGATCTGGCGCAACTGGTCAAAGGAATGCAGCTCGAGCAGGGGCAACGTCTGCCTGCATTATTCTGTTTCCCACAAATTTTACAACATCGCCTGCGCTCAATTAACGGTGCATTTAAACGTGCGCGTGAGTCATTTGGCTATGAAGGCGATTACTTCCTGGTTTACCCGATTAAAGTAAACCAACATCGCCGGGTTATTGAGTCTTTAGTTAATTCTGGTGAGCCGTTGGGGCTGGAAGCTGGCTCTAAAGCTGAAATGATGGCGGTTTTGGCCCATGCAGGCATGACCCGTTCGGTCATCGTTTGTAACGGCTATAAAGATCGTGAATATATTCGTCTGGCATTAATCGGCGAAAAACTGGGCCATAAGGTTTATCTGGTCATCGAAAAGATGTCAGAAATCAAAATGGTACTGGAAGAAGCCGAGCGCTTGAATGTGGTACCGCGCTTAGGTGTTCGTGCGCGACTGGCATCCCAAGGCTCTGGTAAATGGCAGGCCAGCGGTGGTGAGAAATCCAAATTTGGTTTGTCTGCCACTCAAGTGCTGCAATTGGTTGATATGCTGCGTGACGCCAATAGCCTTGAGAGCCTGCAATTACTGCATTTCCATTTGGGATCTCAGCTATCCAACATCCGTGATATCTCCACCGGGGTTCGTGAGTCAGCACGTTTCTACGTGGAATTACATAAACTGGGTGTCAATATCCAGTGCTTCGATGTGGGTGGTGGTTTGGGTGTGGATTACGAAGGAACACGTTCCCAATCCGATTGCTCGGTTAACTATGGCCTGAATGAATATGCCAATAACGTTATCTGGGGGATCGGGGATGCCTGTAATGAACATGGCCTGCCGCATCCAACAGTGATTACCGAATCTGGCCGCGCAGTAACCGCACATCACACTGTGCTGGTATCCAATGTTATTGGTGTGGAACGTAACGAGTTCAACGAGCCGCAGCCACCGGCTACCGATGCGCCACGCGCACTGGAAAGCCTATGGGATACCTGGTTGGAAATGCAGGAGCCGGAAAACCGCCGCTCTCTGCGCGAATGGCTGCACGACAGTCAAATGGATTTACATGATGTGCATAGTCAATATGCCCATGGGATACTGGACCTGACACAACGTGCCTGGGCGGAACAGATGTACCTGAGTATCTGCAATGATATCCAGAAGCAACTGGACCCAAGCAACCGTGCACACCGGCCAATCATTGATGAGCTGCAAGAGCGTATGGCCGACAAGCTGTACGTGAATTTCTCGCTGTTCCAATCTATGCCGGATGCCTGGGGTATCGATCAGTTATTCCCAGTGTTGCCACTGGAAGGGTTAGATAAACCACCAGAACGCCGTGCGGTATTGTTGGATATTACTTGTGACTCAGACGGTACCATCGACCATTATATTGACGGTGATGGGGTAGCAACCACCATGCCGATGCCGCCATATGATGCTGAAAACCCGCCATTGTTGGGCTTCTTTATGGTTGGTGCCTATCAAGAGATTCTGGGCAATATGCACAACTTGTTTGGTGATACCGCCGCGGTTGATGTGTATGTATTCCCTGACGGCACGGTTGAAGTTAACCAGACTGACGAAGGTGATACCGTCGCAGATATGCTGGAATATGTTCAGTTGAACCCAGAGAAATTGCTAAATCAATTCCGTGATCAGGTGAAAGACACGGATCTGGATACCGAGTTGCAGGCGCAGTTTATGGAAGAGTTCGAAGCAGGTCTGTACGGTTATACTTATCTCGAAGATGAGTAA
- a CDS encoding non-heme iron oxygenase ferredoxin subunit, producing the protein MGWVSVCKVNYVKPDFPFSAQIDDKRIGIYIIDGEYFAMQDICPHANALLSQGFMDGETVECPLHGALFDVRTGQCLREPGDRDLETYPVRIKGDQIEVDLGVDSGG; encoded by the coding sequence ATGGGATGGGTCAGTGTTTGTAAGGTAAATTACGTCAAGCCCGATTTTCCTTTCTCAGCTCAGATTGATGATAAAAGGATTGGCATCTATATCATCGATGGTGAGTATTTTGCGATGCAGGATATCTGTCCTCATGCCAATGCATTGCTAAGTCAGGGCTTTATGGATGGCGAAACCGTTGAGTGCCCATTACACGGTGCATTGTTTGATGTGCGGACCGGCCAGTGTTTGCGTGAGCCGGGCGATAGGGATTTAGAAACCTATCCAGTGCGCATTAAAGGTGATCAGATTGAGGTAGATCTGGGTGTAGATAGTGGCGGGTGA
- a CDS encoding M48 family metallopeptidase: MKIRTSMIALSLTALLSGCQNMNTDGLMQSGAQAFQAATLNDADVKMLSEKSCAEMDQKAQIAPADSTYAKRLAKISAALGDNINGTPANYKVYVTKDVNAWAMANGCIRVYSGLMDMMTDNEVEGVLGHEMGHVALGHTRKAMQVAYGTTALRTAASSAGGIAGQLSQSQLADIGEKLVNAQFSQKQESEADDYSFDLLKKRGIDPNGLVTSFEKLATMEAGRTSSMFDDHPSSQARADHIRQRIAAEK, encoded by the coding sequence ATGAAAATTCGTACTTCAATGATTGCACTGAGCCTTACCGCGCTGCTTAGCGGCTGCCAAAATATGAATACTGATGGCTTAATGCAGTCAGGCGCACAGGCATTTCAAGCGGCAACCTTGAATGATGCTGATGTAAAAATGCTCAGCGAGAAATCTTGCGCCGAAATGGATCAGAAAGCGCAGATAGCGCCCGCAGACAGTACCTATGCCAAACGGTTGGCGAAAATTTCAGCCGCATTAGGCGATAACATTAATGGTACGCCAGCTAACTATAAGGTGTATGTCACAAAGGATGTGAATGCCTGGGCCATGGCAAATGGTTGTATTCGTGTTTATAGCGGCCTGATGGATATGATGACCGATAATGAAGTGGAAGGTGTACTCGGTCATGAGATGGGCCATGTGGCATTGGGGCATACCCGTAAAGCGATGCAAGTGGCTTATGGCACAACGGCCCTGCGCACTGCGGCCAGTTCCGCTGGTGGGATTGCCGGGCAGTTATCTCAGTCTCAGTTAGCAGATATTGGCGAGAAACTGGTTAACGCTCAATTTTCACAAAAACAAGAAAGCGAAGCGGATGATTACTCATTCGATTTGTTGAAAAAACGCGGTATCGATCCAAATGGTTTAGTCACTAGCTTTGAAAAATTAGCAACCATGGAAGCAGGCCGTACCAGCAGCATGTTTGACGATCATCCGTCATCACAAGCGCGGGCCGATCATATTCGCCAACGTATTGCTGCTGAGAAGTAA
- the tkt gene encoding transketolase, producing MSSRKELANAIRALSMDAVQKANSGHPGAPMGMADIAEVLWRDYLNHNPTNPHWADRDRFVLSNGHGSMLIYSLLHLTGYDLPMEELKNFRQLHSKTPGHPEYGYTAGVETTTGPLGQGIANAVGFAIAERTLAAQFNRPSHDVVDHHTYAFMGDGCMMEGISHEVCSLAGTMKLGKLTAFYDDNGISIDGHVEGWFTDDTAARFEAYGWHVVRGVDGHNADSIKAAIEEAHKVTDKPSLLMCKTIIGFGSPKKAGTHDSHGAPLGADEVAATREALGWKYPAFEIPQDIYAAWDAKEAGQAKEAAWNEKFAAYAKAYPELAAEFKRRMSGELPANWATESKKFIEQLQANPAKIASRKASQNALEAFGKVLPEFMGGSADLAPSNLTIWSGSKSLSDDLAGNYIHYGVREFGMSAIMNGIALHGGFIPYGATFLMFVEYARNAVRMAALMKIRSVFVYTHDSIGLGEDGPTHQPVEQMASLRVTPNMSTWRPCDQVESAVAWQYALERKDGPSALIFSRQNLAQQPRTAEQLANIAKGAYVLKDCAGQPELIFIATGSEVELAVAAADQLTAAGRKVRVVSMPSTDAFDKQDAAYRESVLPAAVSARVAVEAGIADYWYKYVGLNGAVVGMTTFGESAPAELLFKEFGFTVENVVAKAQALLK from the coding sequence ATGTCCTCTCGTAAAGAGCTTGCCAACGCGATCCGCGCACTAAGCATGGACGCAGTGCAGAAAGCGAATTCCGGCCATCCCGGTGCCCCAATGGGTATGGCAGATATCGCCGAAGTTTTGTGGCGTGACTATTTGAACCATAACCCAACCAACCCACACTGGGCTGATCGCGACCGTTTCGTGTTATCGAATGGTCACGGCTCCATGTTGATCTATAGCTTGCTGCATCTCACTGGCTATGATTTGCCGATGGAAGAGCTGAAAAACTTCCGTCAGTTACACTCTAAAACGCCTGGTCACCCTGAATATGGTTATACCGCTGGCGTAGAAACTACCACTGGCCCGCTGGGTCAGGGCATTGCGAATGCTGTTGGTTTCGCCATTGCAGAACGCACGCTGGCCGCACAGTTTAACCGCCCAAGCCATGACGTTGTTGATCATCACACCTACGCATTTATGGGTGATGGCTGCATGATGGAAGGTATCTCCCACGAGGTTTGCTCTCTGGCGGGTACCATGAAGCTGGGCAAACTGACCGCTTTCTATGACGACAACGGTATCTCTATCGATGGTCACGTTGAAGGCTGGTTCACTGACGACACGGCGGCCCGTTTCGAAGCTTACGGTTGGCATGTGGTTCGTGGTGTTGATGGTCATAATGCTGATTCAATCAAAGCGGCTATCGAAGAAGCTCACAAAGTTACCGACAAGCCTTCATTGCTGATGTGCAAAACCATTATCGGTTTTGGCTCACCGAAAAAAGCCGGTACGCATGACTCACACGGTGCGCCATTAGGTGCCGATGAAGTTGCTGCTACCCGTGAAGCATTGGGCTGGAAATACCCTGCGTTTGAAATCCCACAAGATATCTATGCTGCGTGGGATGCTAAAGAAGCGGGTCAGGCAAAAGAAGCCGCCTGGAACGAGAAGTTCGCAGCTTATGCCAAAGCATATCCAGAGCTGGCTGCTGAATTCAAACGTCGCATGAGTGGCGAATTACCGGCAAATTGGGCAACTGAATCCAAGAAATTCATCGAACAATTGCAAGCTAATCCTGCCAAGATTGCCAGCCGCAAAGCATCACAAAATGCGCTGGAAGCCTTCGGTAAAGTATTACCTGAATTCATGGGCGGCTCTGCTGACCTGGCACCAAGTAACCTGACTATCTGGTCTGGCTCTAAATCACTGAGCGACGATCTGGCGGGTAACTACATTCACTACGGTGTCCGTGAATTTGGTATGTCTGCCATCATGAACGGTATTGCTTTGCACGGTGGTTTCATTCCTTACGGCGCAACCTTCCTGATGTTTGTGGAATATGCCCGTAACGCAGTGCGTATGGCTGCTCTGATGAAAATCCGCAGCGTATTCGTTTACACCCATGACTCTATCGGTCTGGGCGAAGATGGTCCAACCCATCAGCCGGTTGAGCAGATGGCCAGCCTGCGTGTAACACCTAACATGAGCACCTGGCGTCCTTGTGACCAGGTTGAGTCTGCGGTGGCATGGCAGTATGCGCTGGAACGTAAAGATGGTCCGAGCGCACTGATCTTCTCCCGTCAGAACCTGGCACAACAGCCACGTACTGCTGAGCAATTAGCCAATATCGCTAAAGGCGCATATGTGCTGAAAGATTGTGCAGGCCAGCCTGAGCTGATCTTCATTGCTACCGGTTCTGAAGTTGAACTGGCAGTGGCAGCGGCAGATCAACTGACCGCCGCAGGTCGCAAAGTGCGTGTTGTTTCTATGCCATCAACGGATGCATTCGACAAACAAGACGCCGCTTACCGCGAATCTGTATTGCCAGCAGCAGTTAGTGCGCGCGTTGCCGTTGAGGCCGGTATTGCCGATTACTGGTACAAATACGTTGGCCTAAATGGCGCAGTGGTTGGTATGACCACCTTCGGTGAATCTGCACCAGCCGAATTGCTGTTCAAAGAGTTTGGTTTCACTGTTGAAAATGTAGTAGCAAAAGCTCAGGCGCTGTTGAAATAA